In one window of Eggerthella guodeyinii DNA:
- a CDS encoding DUF4179 domain-containing protein, with product MSWKSIDNEDDLRRAVADELDAGPLPREAQAKLDGVYASLGSIPQDRPTSAGATASQRREPPRRRTGVRAAHGEASTGGRVVRRGALVAAAAVTVALLSGAAFAATTLLQMQPGDAPFFAGGKNLPIYGSLEEGVSSLNAEVGETVEVEGVQVTLDSVSCDRNIVNLFFTLEKEGGFDMADQASYEGSQESEWTRLENLSPRFTYKLESNGESLGGDSVFRLDAYQEDGKVKVMQRIVPETTLPDQVDIALEGWATWGTSEGGAESFTFDVGLDLSTVAQPRELGAQDLTFATTDGDKTMGIQRFTASELGTVMVVRNDEEETVEESGRPVYNVAEGSITPSMLKITDDRGNVLTPVGAGDGTGVDLAGAYVVELAGLSPDASSVTFTPMLYAADWESMTEDERAALYEQDDRTVDVSQIGAKLETSEYGGYELTGWDVADGTVSISLKPYGWQTPFGGTGGMRPTQQPTPLYEEWYDEETGEKYGGYHTSVVHEKYDYQTGELLVIHSYYAAGDDELRGLTEYEYRASFGEYREEADAAQTLSF from the coding sequence ATGAGTTGGAAGAGCATCGACAACGAGGACGACCTGCGGCGGGCGGTGGCCGACGAGCTGGATGCGGGCCCGCTGCCGCGCGAGGCGCAGGCCAAGCTCGACGGCGTGTACGCGTCGCTGGGGTCCATCCCCCAGGATCGTCCGACATCGGCGGGCGCGACGGCCTCGCAGCGCCGCGAGCCGCCGCGCCGCCGCACGGGCGTCCGCGCGGCGCACGGCGAGGCATCGACGGGCGGCCGCGTCGTGCGTCGCGGCGCGCTGGTGGCCGCGGCGGCCGTGACCGTTGCGCTGCTGAGCGGGGCCGCGTTCGCGGCGACCACGCTGCTGCAGATGCAGCCGGGCGACGCGCCGTTCTTCGCCGGCGGCAAGAACCTGCCCATCTACGGGAGCCTGGAGGAAGGCGTGTCCAGCTTGAACGCCGAGGTGGGGGAAACCGTCGAGGTCGAGGGGGTGCAGGTGACGCTCGACTCCGTGTCGTGCGACCGCAACATCGTCAACCTGTTCTTCACGCTGGAGAAAGAAGGCGGCTTCGACATGGCCGACCAGGCAAGCTACGAGGGCTCGCAGGAGAGCGAGTGGACGCGCCTGGAGAACCTCTCCCCGCGCTTCACCTACAAGCTCGAGAGCAACGGCGAGTCCCTTGGGGGCGACTCCGTCTTCCGGCTGGACGCGTACCAGGAGGACGGCAAGGTGAAGGTCATGCAGCGCATCGTGCCGGAGACGACGCTGCCCGACCAGGTGGACATCGCGCTGGAAGGATGGGCGACCTGGGGAACCTCCGAAGGGGGCGCCGAGTCCTTCACGTTCGACGTGGGCCTCGACCTGAGCACGGTGGCGCAACCGCGCGAGTTGGGCGCGCAGGATCTCACGTTCGCTACCACCGACGGCGACAAGACCATGGGCATCCAGCGTTTCACGGCTTCCGAGCTGGGCACCGTGATGGTGGTGCGCAACGACGAGGAGGAAACCGTCGAGGAGAGCGGCCGCCCCGTCTACAACGTGGCCGAGGGTTCCATCACGCCGTCCATGCTGAAGATCACCGACGACCGGGGCAACGTGCTGACCCCGGTGGGTGCGGGCGACGGAACGGGGGTCGATCTGGCCGGTGCATACGTGGTGGAGTTGGCGGGCTTGTCGCCCGACGCGTCCAGCGTCACGTTCACGCCGATGCTGTACGCGGCCGATTGGGAATCGATGACGGAGGACGAGCGCGCGGCGCTCTACGAGCAGGACGACCGGACGGTAGACGTCTCGCAGATCGGAGCCAAGCTGGAGACGAGCGAATACGGCGGCTACGAGCTGACGGGCTGGGACGTGGCCGACGGCACGGTGAGCATCTCGCTCAAGCCGTACGGGTGGCAGACGCCGTTCGGCGGTACGGGAGGCATGCGGCCCACGCAGCAGCCGACGCCGCTGTACGAAGAGTGGTACGACGAAGAGACCGGGGAGAAGTACGGGGGCTACCACACCTCGGTCGTGCACGAGAAGTACGATTACCAGACCGGCGAGCTGCTGGTGATCCACTCCTACTACGCCGCCGGCGACGACGAGTTGCGCGGGTTGACGGAGTACGAGTACCGCGCGTCGTTCGGCGAGTACCGCGAAGAGGCGGACGCGGCGCAGACGCTTTCCTTCTAG
- a CDS encoding elongation factor G, giving the protein MAAPATEHVRNIVLVGQDGAGKTSLAEAMLHVSGRTPRMGTTHDGKSYLDYDDEEIRRKFTIGTSIAPVPYKDYKINLLDTSGHPDFIGDTLATMQAAEMALFVVDAVAGPQVMTTKLWREAEDMRLSRAVFINHIDRENADFDTAMALLHARFGSRLGSVTIPIGVDKDFKGVIDIIRMKARYFDPGSEQERIEEIPAEYADAAQAARDKLCDLVAEADDDLMMKYLDGEEQLTQDELEQLLDKAIAQELFIPVFVGSTIIEQGIQGVMEDIATYFPHPRHHGRFRLANGEETVVDETGEPAAFVFKTVSDPFVGRLSFLKVISGVLEPGMELINARTGKKDRLGHLYVMMGKEANDVKSAKAGDIIVVPKLTDTRAGDTMSKSGDVAIDPLPLPVPQYPVAIEAVNKKDEDKLGTFLARAAENDPTLVISRSEETHQTVITAMGEAQIETLIAKLKEQTGVEAKLIPVRIPYRETIRKIAEAQGRHKKQTGGAGQFGDCWLRIEPNPGAGYEFVDEIVGGKIPRGYLPAIDKGVQDAMREGFLAGYPMEDIKCAVYDGSYHAVDSNEMAFKTAARIGFRAACEKAEPILLEPMANLDVTVGEEYAGAVMGDISTRRGRIVGTDSNDAGETVIMVRVPYAEVVTYTKDLRAITRGSGSYSLELEGYEQAPADVTKKLVEAYQAARAAGN; this is encoded by the coding sequence ATGGCAGCTCCTGCTACCGAACACGTGCGAAACATTGTGCTGGTGGGCCAAGACGGCGCCGGCAAGACATCGCTCGCCGAAGCGATGCTGCACGTCTCCGGCCGTACGCCCCGCATGGGCACGACGCACGACGGGAAATCCTACCTCGACTACGACGATGAGGAGATCCGGCGCAAATTCACCATCGGCACCTCCATTGCCCCCGTTCCGTACAAGGACTACAAGATCAACCTGCTGGACACGTCCGGCCATCCCGACTTCATCGGCGACACGCTGGCCACCATGCAGGCGGCCGAGATGGCGCTGTTCGTGGTCGACGCCGTGGCGGGACCGCAGGTCATGACCACCAAGCTGTGGCGCGAGGCCGAGGACATGCGCCTGTCGCGTGCCGTGTTCATCAACCACATCGACCGCGAGAACGCCGATTTCGACACCGCCATGGCGCTGCTGCACGCGCGCTTCGGCTCGCGTCTGGGCTCCGTGACCATCCCCATCGGCGTCGACAAGGACTTCAAGGGCGTCATCGACATCATCCGCATGAAGGCGCGCTACTTCGATCCCGGCAGCGAGCAGGAGCGCATCGAGGAGATTCCGGCCGAGTACGCCGACGCCGCCCAGGCCGCGCGCGACAAGCTGTGCGACCTCGTGGCCGAGGCCGACGACGACCTCATGATGAAGTACCTCGACGGCGAAGAGCAGCTCACGCAGGACGAGCTCGAACAGCTGCTGGACAAGGCCATCGCCCAGGAGCTGTTCATCCCCGTGTTCGTGGGCTCCACGATCATCGAGCAGGGCATCCAAGGCGTCATGGAAGACATCGCTACCTACTTCCCGCACCCGCGCCATCACGGCCGCTTCCGCCTGGCCAACGGCGAGGAGACCGTCGTCGACGAAACGGGCGAGCCCGCGGCGTTCGTCTTCAAGACGGTGTCCGACCCGTTCGTCGGCCGCCTGAGCTTCCTCAAGGTCATCTCGGGCGTGCTGGAGCCGGGCATGGAGCTGATCAACGCGCGCACGGGCAAGAAGGACCGCCTCGGCCACCTCTACGTGATGATGGGCAAGGAGGCCAACGACGTGAAGAGCGCGAAGGCCGGCGACATCATCGTGGTGCCGAAGCTCACCGACACGCGCGCCGGCGACACGATGTCGAAGTCGGGCGACGTGGCCATCGACCCGCTGCCGCTGCCCGTTCCGCAGTACCCGGTGGCCATCGAGGCCGTCAACAAGAAGGACGAGGACAAGCTGGGCACGTTCCTGGCGCGCGCCGCCGAGAACGATCCCACGCTGGTCATCAGCCGCAGCGAGGAGACGCACCAGACCGTGATCACGGCCATGGGCGAGGCGCAGATCGAGACGCTCATCGCGAAGCTCAAGGAGCAGACCGGCGTCGAGGCGAAGCTCATTCCCGTGCGCATCCCGTATCGCGAGACCATCCGCAAGATAGCCGAGGCGCAGGGCCGCCACAAGAAGCAGACGGGCGGCGCGGGCCAGTTCGGCGACTGCTGGCTGCGCATCGAGCCGAATCCGGGCGCGGGTTACGAGTTCGTCGACGAGATCGTGGGCGGCAAGATCCCGCGCGGCTACCTGCCGGCCATCGACAAGGGCGTGCAGGACGCCATGCGCGAGGGCTTCCTGGCGGGCTATCCCATGGAGGACATCAAGTGCGCCGTGTACGACGGCTCGTACCATGCCGTCGATTCCAACGAGATGGCGTTCAAGACGGCCGCGCGCATCGGCTTCCGCGCCGCATGCGAGAAGGCCGAGCCCATCCTGCTCGAGCCGATGGCGAACCTCGACGTGACGGTGGGCGAGGAGTACGCCGGCGCGGTGATGGGCGACATCTCCACGCGTCGCGGCCGCATCGTGGGCACCGACTCGAACGACGCGGGCGAGACCGTCATCATGGTGCGCGTACCGTACGCCGAGGTGGTTACGTACACGAAGGACCTGCGCGCCATCACGCGCGGCTCGGGGTCGTACTCGCTCGAGCTGGAAGGCTACGAGCAGGCGCCGGCCGACGTGACGAAGAAGCTGGTGGAAGCCTACCAAGCGGCGCGCGCCGCGGGGAACTAG
- a CDS encoding ORF6N domain-containing protein → MDEADSRKSAIAPSFEAMSLGDLIHDVRGCSVMLDSDLALLYQVETKRINESVRRNQARFPEEFCFQLTREEHDALRSQFATSNKTEGRGGRRYQPRVFTEQGIAMLSAVLHSAVAIEVSVRIMKAFVEMRRLLASDARLFHRMKSIELRQMIDQEHNEERFERVFGYLEERIEPRQRVFFEGQLYDAFSLLVELVQKAKHRIVLIDGYVDIETLNILAKKNECTSAVVYTRKGAGISQTDIKVFNEQYPSLHVCHTNAFHDRFLILDDGIGYHIGASVKDAGKKAFAINRIEDDATLHAILQRAEA, encoded by the coding sequence ATGGATGAAGCCGATAGTCGCAAAAGCGCGATCGCCCCAAGCTTCGAGGCAATGTCCCTGGGCGACTTGATCCACGATGTGCGCGGATGCAGCGTGATGCTGGATAGCGACCTCGCACTTCTCTATCAAGTCGAAACCAAGCGGATCAACGAAAGCGTTCGCAGGAACCAAGCGCGCTTTCCCGAAGAATTCTGCTTCCAGCTTACCCGAGAAGAGCATGATGCTTTGAGGTCGCAATTTGCGACCTCAAACAAAACCGAGGGTCGAGGGGGCAGGCGGTATCAACCGAGGGTTTTTACCGAACAAGGAATCGCCATGCTTTCCGCCGTTCTGCACAGCGCCGTAGCTATCGAAGTCAGCGTGAGGATCATGAAGGCTTTCGTCGAGATGCGAAGACTGCTCGCAAGCGACGCTCGTCTCTTCCACCGAATGAAGTCGATCGAACTACGGCAGATGATCGACCAGGAGCACAACGAGGAGCGCTTCGAGCGGGTGTTCGGATACCTCGAAGAGCGAATCGAACCCAGGCAAAGGGTGTTTTTCGAGGGGCAGCTATACGATGCATTCAGCTTGCTCGTGGAACTCGTGCAAAAGGCGAAGCATCGAATAGTGCTGATCGACGGATACGTAGACATCGAAACGCTCAACATCCTCGCGAAGAAAAACGAGTGCACGTCCGCTGTCGTTTACACGCGAAAAGGAGCCGGAATCTCTCAAACCGACATCAAGGTATTCAACGAGCAGTACCCCTCCCTACACGTTTGCCATACGAATGCATTTCACGATCGATTCTTGATACTGGATGATGGAATCGGTTATCACATCGGAGCATCGGTCAAGGATGCCGGCAAAAAGGCATTTGCCATCAATCGCATCGAGGACGATGCAACCCTGCACGCCATTCTTCAAAGAGCCGAAGCCTAG
- a CDS encoding YhgE/Pip domain-containing protein, giving the protein MKTVFQILLRDLKRLARNPVAIIVTLGVCVIPSLYAWYSIEANWDPYANTSGIRVAVSNEDAGTRDDVVGDLDVGAEVVEGLRDNTQLGWEFVSQDEAMEGVRSGAYYAAIVIPKSFSEDLVSAAYGGSEKPQLEYYVNEKKNSVAPKVTDAGAAAIEEQINSMFIQTVSKAVVSGAQQVGHEAEDGVAAAEGSLTSGVSEAASALGDARGLLDGMGGTVAASRDSAARARATLSDLLNQLPTLSAALVEGGGLLTEARDAANGYFSSAASSVGQASSLVSSAAVQTNAAIGQTAGDVTALQERVDGLLADAEKLAKDNETMLEALKDLERDHPELAGIIEQLEQQNAQQQETIEALKRASATVTETAGKAVDASQAVTGVVQGEAQGLTQSQQSLSTDVLPQLSYGLDGLSQATGTLSGAVAALDGLVRQADAAVAQLDATLGQAEQALSSSSWSLGSVQGHLSTMATDLAALSDSASLDQLSTLLGVNPDAAASFMAAPVTLRTETVFPVDTYGAGVAPFYTNLALWVGGFVLIAIFKLEVDRTGVGRMSPTQSYFGRWLLLVALAAVQAVIVCVGDLVLGVQCVEPVAFVAAGVFASFVYLNIIYALAVAFKHIGKALAVVLLIMQIPGSSGMYPVEMMSGFFQVIHPFLPFTYGIGALREAIGGMYGQAFWIDLAHLALFLPVAFLIGLVARPYLLNINLLFDRKLAETDVMVSERGELEHKRYRLRTVIRALLDTDAYRETLVKRFERFGRNYRRFIRAGFAALAALSVLMLVLLSTVQVDADGKLLMLVVWIAVLVAVDGYLIAIEYVHENLGYQMDLASMDEEGLRDKVRSHLTFGPGKQADAAEDEGGEQV; this is encoded by the coding sequence ATGAAGACGGTTTTTCAGATACTGCTGCGCGACCTGAAGCGGCTCGCGCGCAATCCCGTGGCGATCATCGTGACGCTGGGCGTGTGCGTCATCCCGTCGCTGTACGCGTGGTACAGCATCGAGGCGAACTGGGATCCGTACGCGAACACGTCCGGCATCCGCGTCGCCGTCAGCAACGAGGACGCGGGCACGCGCGACGACGTGGTGGGCGACCTCGACGTGGGCGCCGAGGTGGTGGAGGGCTTGCGCGACAACACCCAGCTGGGGTGGGAGTTCGTGTCGCAGGACGAGGCGATGGAGGGCGTGCGGTCGGGCGCGTACTACGCCGCCATCGTCATCCCGAAGTCGTTCAGCGAGGATCTGGTGAGCGCGGCGTACGGCGGTTCGGAGAAGCCGCAGCTCGAATACTATGTGAACGAGAAGAAGAACTCGGTGGCCCCGAAGGTGACCGATGCGGGCGCCGCAGCCATCGAGGAGCAGATCAACTCGATGTTCATCCAGACGGTGAGCAAGGCCGTCGTCAGCGGCGCGCAGCAGGTGGGGCATGAGGCCGAGGACGGGGTGGCCGCCGCCGAGGGCAGCTTGACGAGCGGCGTGAGCGAGGCGGCGTCGGCGCTCGGCGACGCGCGCGGCCTGCTCGACGGCATGGGCGGCACCGTGGCCGCGTCGCGCGACTCGGCGGCGCGCGCCCGCGCCACGCTGTCCGACCTGCTCAACCAGCTGCCCACCCTGTCGGCGGCGCTCGTCGAGGGCGGCGGCCTCCTCACCGAGGCGCGCGACGCGGCGAACGGGTACTTCTCGTCCGCGGCATCGTCCGTGGGGCAGGCGAGCTCGCTCGTGAGCAGCGCCGCCGTGCAGACGAACGCGGCCATCGGCCAGACGGCGGGCGACGTGACCGCGCTCCAGGAGCGCGTGGACGGCCTGCTGGCCGACGCGGAGAAGCTGGCGAAGGACAACGAAACCATGCTCGAGGCGCTCAAGGACCTGGAGCGGGACCACCCCGAGCTGGCCGGCATCATCGAGCAGCTCGAGCAGCAGAACGCCCAGCAGCAGGAAACCATCGAGGCGCTCAAGCGGGCGAGCGCCACCGTCACCGAGACGGCCGGCAAGGCCGTCGACGCCTCGCAGGCGGTGACCGGCGTCGTGCAGGGCGAGGCGCAGGGCCTGACCCAGTCGCAGCAATCGCTGTCCACCGACGTGCTGCCGCAGCTGTCGTACGGGCTCGACGGCCTGTCGCAGGCCACCGGCACGCTGTCGGGCGCGGTGGCCGCGCTCGACGGGCTCGTGCGGCAGGCCGACGCCGCGGTGGCGCAGCTCGACGCGACGCTCGGCCAGGCCGAGCAGGCGCTCTCGTCGTCCAGCTGGTCGCTCGGCTCGGTGCAGGGCCACCTGAGCACGATGGCCACCGACCTGGCCGCCCTCAGCGACTCGGCCTCGCTCGACCAGCTGTCCACCCTGCTCGGCGTCAATCCCGACGCGGCCGCCAGCTTCATGGCCGCACCCGTGACGCTGCGCACCGAGACCGTCTTCCCCGTGGACACGTACGGCGCCGGCGTGGCCCCGTTCTACACGAACCTCGCGCTGTGGGTGGGCGGCTTCGTCCTCATCGCCATCTTCAAGCTGGAGGTGGACCGCACCGGCGTGGGGCGCATGAGCCCGACGCAGAGCTACTTCGGCCGCTGGCTGCTGCTTGTGGCGCTCGCCGCGGTGCAGGCGGTCATCGTGTGCGTGGGCGACCTCGTGCTCGGCGTGCAATGCGTCGAGCCCGTGGCCTTCGTGGCGGCCGGCGTGTTCGCCTCGTTCGTCTACCTCAACATCATCTACGCGCTGGCCGTGGCGTTCAAGCACATTGGCAAGGCGCTGGCCGTCGTGCTGCTCATCATGCAGATACCCGGGTCGTCGGGCATGTACCCCGTGGAGATGATGTCCGGGTTCTTCCAGGTCATCCATCCGTTCCTGCCGTTCACCTACGGCATCGGGGCGCTGCGCGAGGCCATCGGCGGCATGTACGGCCAGGCGTTCTGGATCGACCTCGCGCACCTCGCGCTGTTCCTGCCCGTCGCGTTCCTCATCGGGCTCGTGGCCCGTCCGTACCTGCTGAACATCAACCTGCTGTTCGACCGCAAGCTGGCCGAGACCGACGTGATGGTCAGCGAGCGCGGCGAGCTCGAGCACAAGCGCTACCGTCTGCGCACGGTGATCCGCGCGCTGTTGGACACCGACGCGTACCGCGAGACGCTCGTCAAGCGCTTCGAGCGTTTCGGCAGGAACTACCGCCGCTTCATCCGCGCGGGCTTCGCGGCGTTGGCGGCGCTGTCGGTGCTCATGCTCGTGCTGCTGTCCACCGTGCAGGTGGACGCCGACGGCAAGCTGCTCATGCTCGTGGTGTGGATCGCCGTGCTCGTGGCGGTGGACGGCTACCTGATCGCCATCGAGTACGTTCACGAGAACCTGGGCTACCAGATGGACCTCGCCTCGATGGACGAGGAGGGCCTGCGCGACAAGGTGCGCTCGCATCTCACGTTCGGCCCGGGCAAGCAGGCGGATGCCGCCGAGGACGAAGGGGGCGAGCAGGTATGA